The genomic DNA atagaaatataaataactgtatgaaggtaaatacaaatattctctaactcaaattatttatatatttactttagaaaaaatttctttatatatttttgaaaaattattttagatttaggatttattttttcaaataatttttaaactcgCACGATGTATGGGCCCTTATCTAGTAATAAATAATTTGgggtttaaatttattttaagataTAGTACGTTACTAGGTTATATAGATTTACTctattgaataaattaattactcCACCAAGATTTAGCTTCAATAAGATTTCTTAAAGTGTGTCTCTATTTTATActagttcttttgtttatacataTCATAACGTTCTCTTAGAATTAGAAGTGATATTAAAAAACCTTTATAGTTTTCACTTTTATCAAAATCCAGTTGTAAAGAAAGATATGAATGCCAATGGAGAATTTTGTTGTTAACAATTATCTATGTTGTTCGTCATGGAGCcttgtaacaatacatgaagtagcaaagaaaatgtaatttaaGCTTCATTTTTTTGTAGAGGAATATCTTGAAATTTACCACAAAAATGTGGTTCTCCAAAGTTAAAGGTATTAAATCACAAAAGTGTAAGAAAAAAGTAGTTGTAGTTAAATGATTACGTTTCgcaattttggtttataaaagaaagttctttataatgtataaatatatataaatatatgacattttttatataaatcattgtatATGACATTgccttcaaagttcaaactttgAATTTGTAGACTGCATTTTTGATTAATGAGGTtttcttattaatattttaaaatataatcctCTGACTAGTATTGTAAAAAGAATTGTACTacaattttatatcaattttcgGATTTAATAGCGATAAATAATGCTTCAAAAGTTATATCGTTAAAATGTTAGatcaaaaactagattttacAATTGATCAAATTTTCTATAGTGAAACTCAAACTCTTATATTCCCATGAATCTCAAACTCTTACATataaatgatattttgttttgcaattttcccATGCAATTACTAAGTTCCAATATATTTGACTGTCTTTTTTCTCTCTGCAAAGCTTTGGTAATAgaaccaaaaaaggaaataaagtaATGTTGATGCCTTAGCATTAGCATAGAGACAAAACACAGCTGTTCATGTTTTAACTGCAAACATTTGGGATCTCATGAAGTTGGACTTACTAATATTGGTAAACGTGTATACATGTGCTTGTGTGAAAGTGAGGACACTCAATATCAGTGAATGTTCCATAAATTAGTtgattaagattaaaaaaaaatatctcaccATCTGAAATGGGCGATTTTGCgagataaccaaataaaaaaaagtgaagaagaataTAGCACATTAATGtgtgaaattaagaaaatggCCAAGGCCCATTGTAAGATTACCAAAATAGGGTAGCGTGGTATGAACGTGCTATGTAGAAAGAAGTGCTGAGTATGACGTGTAGCAGCTACTGCTGTAGGTTTTATAGTAACATGACATGTAgtattttatgtaaaaagaatataataataacaaatagtGTTGGTAGTTAGATACATATAGTACTATATAGAATCTggataaatataatattatactatactatttaagtatattattagaaatctaaattaaaaaaaaaaaataataatgaaataaaaattatttgtaaatacaaaatttcAGTTTAAAAAGAACACATAAATGgaatagtataaaataaaaagaaaaatatgaaacaagTCAGATAAAATCTAATATGTCAagttgaatatttgtttaataaaaaacactatataccataaaatatcataaaagtATACAATATAGAGAAACCAAACATTTGACTCAAACgcatattgaataaaaaaacgTTAGACCCTAAAAGATATAATATTATCAATCCCAACAactaaattaaacattttaagaAAGCACATATAAATCGTTTACAACATTTCAGTTTAAATAGAACACATAAATGGAATAGtataaaatgaaatgaaaaatataaaacaagttttttgtttagaaatataTGATATGAAACGTAATTTGTCAAGTTGgatatatgtttaataaaaaaacactataCCTTAAAGGATacaaaatagagaacccaaacattCGAGTCATACGCATATCGAATAAAAACGCTATATCCTAAAGGAATAATATTGTCAACCCCAACAAGCAAATTAAATgctaaaaaacaataacatataaaTCGTTTGCATActtctaaatataatttaaattttgtaattatgccATATAAATATAACTCAAAAGTTGTGAatgatatttataaaaaaaaatataatgttgttgtgttctatatattataaataattttattatttagttataTAGTGAGTTAAAAttgttcgtttaaaaaaaagaaataattagataaactaaaaaaaagtttgattttagAGTGAGATTGTAAAATCCTAAAATgtgtaaatttttttgcaaactataaatggataaatagaaatatatagaataagaaaattaaaggataaagaaagaaaaagaaaagagaaaataaaatatgtgtacatatataataGAAATGAGGGTGCATGTGAATAGAGGGTGAGAGGGAGAATGTGTTAACCACTGTTAGTTATGTACAAGGGATAAAATTGTcattattatagaaaatatagaaTATGAGAGGGTTATGGTTAGAATAATTAGCCagttaattaaagtttttttttgggttatatcTGCCAATTTCCCATAAATGATTCggaagaaaaacgaaaaaaaaaaaaactaagttcaCGTGATCAGATCTCAAAAAGTCATAGAACCAATACATATCCTACAAAGCAAACAAGCTTTACAACTTGTCTTTCTCTCTAGACTATCTCCCATTCTCTTTTAACTTAACACATCTCTCTACCCAAAAGTTTtctcaagaaacaaagaataataattCACAAATGAAGAGATTTCATCCATCAAGATCGATCTCAGTAGCTCTGTTTCTGGTTTTGTTAGCTTTCTTCAGTAGCAAGTTTCACACAGAGGGACTCAGAGATTTGAGAGATTTGCAGATAAGCAAGGAGGTGAAGGAGAAGTCTCTTGGAGGTAGCTTACGAAAAATCCCAAGGAGTCGATACAGCCCAATACAAAACAAGTAAGTGAAACGcaatcaaaatatttcaatctCTACACCAAATTGTTTTTGAGGTAATTTTTGACATCAAGATTGTGTATATATTGTACCAGGAGAGGTCCAAGTAGGAAACATCAGATCACATCAAGAGAACCATAGATTCTTCACtaattcttgtttttattttttaacttagatcttttggtttttttcttttttcttttttttttggttgtagaaATAGTATTGCCTACACTTGTTTGTGAATGCTTCAATGTAGAGTTTGATACTAATACTCTTCTAAAAATGTCTTAATTTGACACTGTTTTACTGAGTCCAGGCTCATTGTTTAGACCTCTAAGGAGTGTTTATTGGATTTTGTAGAATTGTAAAACATCTTCATGTTCATACAGAATTATTGTCTGAGAAATCTTCCAGAACTTGTTGGGAATTTTTATAAGCCTGCTTGTAACGATAGATCTAGTCCGGGAAGGGCTTCAACTATATATGCAAGCAAGGTTTTTGTTCTTGCTTTG from Camelina sativa cultivar DH55 chromosome 2, Cs, whole genome shotgun sequence includes the following:
- the LOC104725224 gene encoding uncharacterized protein LOC104725224, yielding MKRFHPSRSISVALFLVLLAFFSSKFHTEGLRDLRDLQISKEVKEKSLGGSLRKIPRSRYSPIQNKRGPSRKHQITSREP